In Salarias fasciatus chromosome 20, fSalaFa1.1, whole genome shotgun sequence, a single window of DNA contains:
- the agmat gene encoding guanidino acid hydrolase, mitochondrial: protein MFRLRGNLRRAAFADFFSPANQTAVSLRARQFPDKQPKRQSSGKRFNVPHSAEFVARVSGIPTMARLPYQDSADGLDAAFIGVPIDTGTSNRPGARFGPRQIRVESALLRAYNSGTRAAPYESVMVADIGDVNVNLYDLKETCKRITEAYRKIVATGCIPLTMGGDHTITYPILQAVAEKHGPVGLIHVDAHADTSDVALGEKIWHGTPFRRCVDEGLLDCKRVVQIGLRGSGYSADSYEWSRAQGFRVVQVEECWFKSLAPLMAEVRAQMGSGPVYLSFDIDALDPGFAPGTGTPEIAGLTPIQGVEIIRGCRGLNLVGCDLVEVAPAYDTTGNTALTGANLLFEMLCVLPKMKYY from the exons ATGTTCAGACTCAGGGGAAACTTAAGACGCGCCGCTTTTGCGGACTTCTTTTCACCTGCAAACCAAACAGCGGTTTCCCTCAGGGCCCGGCAGTTTCCGGACAAACAGCCAAAGAGACAGTCCTCGGGAAAACGCTTCAATGTTCCTCATAGCGCCGAGTTCGTTGCGCGGGTGTCGGGGATCCCCACCATGGCCAGGTTACCATATCAGGACTCCGCAGACGGACTGGACGCAGCCTTTATTGGAGTCCCCATCGACACCGGGACCTCCAACAGGCCTGGGGCAAG GTTTGGCCCACGCCAGATCAGAGTGGAATCCGCCTTGCTCAGGGCTTACAACAGCGGCACCAGAGCAGCACCGTATGAGTCCGTCATGGTGGCTGATATTGGGGATGTTAATGTGAATTTGTATGACCTGAAGGAAACCTGCAAACGTATCACAGAGGCGTACAGGAAGATCGTGGCGACAGGGTGCATCCCTCTCACAATGG GTGGTGATCATACAATTACATACCCAATCCTGCAAGCTGTAGCCGAGAA GCACGGCCCAGTGGGGTTGATCCATGTTGATGCTCATGCTGACACCAGTGACGTTGCCTTGGGGGAGAAGATTTGGCACGGGACTCCATTCAGACGCTGTGTCGATGAAGGACTGCTGGACTGCAAGAGGGTGGTGCAGATTGGTTTGAGGGGCTCGGGCTACTCTGCAGATTCATATGAATGGAGCCGTGCACAG GGCTTCCGCGTGGTCCAGGTGGAAGAGTGTTGGTTCAAATCCCTGGCTCCTCTCATGGCTGAAGTCCGGGCTCAGATGGGCAGCGGTCCTGTGTATCTCAGTTTTGATATCGATGCTCTTGACCCGGGCTTTGCTCCTGGAACAGGAACCCCAGAGATAGCGGGACTCACTCCCATCCAG GGTGTTGAGATTATTCGGGGCTGCCGCGGTCTGAACCTGGTTGGGTGTGATTTGGTGGAGGTGGCTCCAGCTTATGACACGACAG GAAATACGGCACTGACTGGAGCCAACCTTCTCTTTGAAATGCTGTGCGTCCTCCCAAAAATGAAATACTATTGA